From the genome of Oryza glaberrima chromosome 1, OglaRS2, whole genome shotgun sequence:
CCCCGCTGCCCCCGCACCCGCCGGTCTCCAAGCACAAGTCGAAGAAGGGGAACCCCTCCTCCAACCCGGGCCTCTCCGCGGAGGCGCGGCGGAAGCTCTACGCGCCCGTGTTCAAGAGCTGCGGCGCGCTGCTCGCTAGGCTGATGAAGCACAAGCACAGCTGGGTGTTCAACACGCCCGTCGACGCCAGCGCGCTTGGCCTCCACGACTACCACACCATCATCACCAAGCCCATGGACCTCGGCACTGTCAAATCGCGGCTGGCCGCCGGGCACTACAAGTCGCCGCGGGAGTTCGCCGGTGACGTGCGCCTTACCTTTCAGAATGCCATGAGGTACAACCCCAAAGGGCAGGATGTGCACTTCATGGCGGAGCAGCTGTTGAACATGTTTGAGGAGAAGTGGCCAGAAATTGAGGCCGAGGTAGCACAGCTGTCACCACAGCCGCCAACGCCATCATCGGCTGCACCCAGGAAGCCGAAGGAGATAGATAATTCTAAGGTGTTAGAGAGGTCGGACTCAACAGTACATGCTGCGGGGATGGAGGCCACTCCAAAGCAGAACACTGGTCGGCCCCCAGTTTTAAAGAAGCCCAAGGCAAGGGAGCCTAATAAGAGGGAGATGACCTTCTGGGAGAAGCAGCGGCTTAGTAATAATCTCCAGGAGTTGCCACCAGAGAAACTTGACAATGTTGTGCAGATTATAAAGAAGAGAAACTTGTCACTCAGCCAGCATGATGATGAGATTGAGGTTGATATAGATAGCTTTGATGTTGAGACATTATGGGAGCTCGATAGGTTTGTTACAAACTACAAAAAAAGTATAAGCAAGAACAAGCGGAAGGCTGAGAATCCCGTGGCAGGGCAGGATGAGATGAATCATGATATAGAGCTAGAGAAGACAGAGCATGCAAGGTTGGATGAAGTAGAGCAGGATCAGATGCCTCCAGTACAAGAGACGGTATGCTTCTTAGGGATGATGTGATTGTTGTGAATTAATTATACTGTGATATTAACAATATGGTACTTATTATTTCCCTGCAGTTACATAATCCTGAGCCAGAATCAATTGATATCGAACCACCTAAAGAAAACACAGCAGGTAGGCGACTGTGTTTTTGGAGCATGTTTTATAATTGTTATTATT
Proteins encoded in this window:
- the LOC127773416 gene encoding transcription factor GTE3, chloroplastic-like isoform X2; amino-acid sequence: MASGPPSSPSSKAFSRKSHAHASGPNSSKAAAAGGGGGGVAAAFDAHNGTHVRTVTFSLSSSSAARRELRRRLTAELAQVRATCKRLSSLPAPAPSSALSATDPSTPLPPHPPVSKHKSKKGNPSSNPGLSAEARRKLYAPVFKSCGALLARLMKHKHSWVFNTPVDASALGLHDYHTIITKPMDLGTVKSRLAAGHYKSPREFAGDVRLTFQNAMRYNPKGQDVHFMAEQLLNMFEEKWPEIEAEVAQLSPQPPTPSSAAPRKPKEIDNSKVLERSDSTVHAAGMEATPKQNTGRPPVLKKPKAREPNKREMTFWEKQRLSNNLQELPPEKLDNVVQIIKKRNLSLSQHDDEIEVDIDSFDVETLWELDRFVTNYKKSISKNKRKAENPVAGQDEMNHDIELEKTEHARLDEVEQDQMPPVQETLHNPEPESIDIEPPKENTADDNERYVGSSSPVHLEDQKGENAGRSSSSGSSSSDSGSSSSDTDTDSSSADGSDAAQSPRT
- the LOC127773416 gene encoding transcription factor GTE3, chloroplastic-like isoform X1, which encodes MASGPPSSPSSKAFSRKSHAHASGPNSSKAAAAGGGGGGVAAAFDAHNGTHVRTVTFSLSSSSAARRELRRRLTAELAQVRATCKRLSSLPAPAPSSALSATDPSTPLPPHPPVSKHKSKKGNPSSNPGLSAEARRKLYAPVFKSCGALLARLMKHKHSWVFNTPVDASALGLHDYHTIITKPMDLGTVKSRLAAGHYKSPREFAGDVRLTFQNAMRYNPKGQDVHFMAEQLLNMFEEKWPEIEAEVAQLSPQPPTPSSAAPRKPKEIDNSKVLERSDSTVHAAGMEATPKQNTGRPPVLKKPKAREPNKREMTFWEKQRLSNNLQELPPEKLDNVVQIIKKRNLSLSQHDDEIEVDIDSFDVETLWELDRFVTNYKKSISKNKRKAENPVAGQDEMNHDIELEKTEHARLDEVEQDQMPPVQETLHNPEPESIDIEPPKENTADDNERYVGSSSPVHLEDQKGENAGRSSSSGSSSSDSGSSSSAYADTDTDSSSADGSDAAQSPRT